One bacterium genomic window, GGCCTCGGACGAGGCCAGCTTCATTACGGGAGCCGTGTTGCCGGTGGATGGAGGCCAGAGCGCTCGCATCGGATGAGACGGGTCCCCACGGGGAAAATCTTCAAACGTGAGCTAGATCACCGTTGACCTTATAGGGCGTGGTTGGCACTCTATTAAAAGGTCATTTTCTGGTTGTTTGAGTGGGGGGTTTCTCCTTCACCGAAATCCCGATGGAGTCGATCCGATGAGCAAGTTGATTCAGGCTGTAGTTCTCCTGTCCGCTTCCTTGGCGCCTTTGGCTGCCTTGGCCGGGACTCCGCCGCCCACGACCGGTGGGGGAGGGACCGGGATCGTTGCCGGAGTTCCCGAGCCGGCCAGTGCTGCAGTCTTCGCAGCTGGCGCTGCCCTCGTTGTAATCGCACTGCGCAGGCGCAGCTAGTCGAAGTCACACGAGTCCGTTTACCCTACAGGCCTCCCGGTCCGGGAGGCCGCGGGTGTCTTGTCTGCGGATGATGTGATCCGCAAGATCGGGGGCCAGGCGTAACCCTGTTCCCCACACGGCGATCGGTTTCTCCCGCCCTCGGCTTGGGAGCGGGCGCTCTCGGCTCCGGTGCCTTGCTGGCGCTTCTCTTCCCGCCCTTCGACCTGTGGTGGCTGGCGCCGCTGGTCTTGCTGCCCATTCTGTCCGTGCTTGCGCGCACGAATCGGCCTCTCGCCGGAGCGACACTCGGACTGTTGTTCGGCGTCGGGATGGGACTCGCTTGCTGCGCCTGGCTCTTCCCGACGCTCACCGCCGAATTCCACGTCGCCCGCAAGGTCGCCCTGGTTGTCGCTGTCGCATCGGTGGCATCGACGATCTGTCCGTTTGCCGTGTTCGGCGGATTGACCGTTTGGATGGATCGCCCCGGCCGAATCTCGTGGCTCTCGCCGTGCCTGGCCTGGGGAGCCGCCGAGTGGCTTCGGGTCCTCGGCATCTTCCCGTGGATGCGGCTCGGTGACGCATTGGCCGGGCGGGAAGTATGGATGCAACCAGCCGCGGTGGGCGGTGTGGCGCTGCTTTCGTTTGGCATCGTCGCAACGAACGCGTTGTTGTACGAAGCCGTCCTGGGCCGTCGCACCCGAGCGCTCCTCGCAGCAGTGCTGCTCGTCGCCGGGTGGGGAGCCTTCGGTGCAAGCCGGCTGGCGCTCCACCCATTGGACGACACGGCGCTCAGGGTCGGACTCGTGCAGGTGGCAACACCCCAAAACGAGCGTTGGATGGAGGGTAGCTGGGAACGAAATCTGGAGCGTCAGCTCCGCCTCAGTGAGCAAGCGCAAGCCGAGGGAGCGCGGCTCATCGTCTGGAGCGAGACGGCAATCGACACCATTCCGCAGCAGATACCGGATCTGGCAGACCGTCTGGGACGCCGACTCGAGGCGGATCTCGTCACCGGGCTCCTGCTCGAGCGCCCGGACGGGCGCCTCACCAACAGCGTGGCGGCGTTCGATTCCGACGGCCGGCGGCTCGGTCACTACGACAAGAGGATTCTCGTCCCCCTGGTGGAGGAACTTCCCGATTGGGTCGAAGAACGGCCCCGGCTGCGTCGACGTCTGCGCCGTCTGGCCGCGGATGCTTCCTATGCGCAAGGCGAGAGCTCGGCCCCCCTCGATGCGGGGGGCTTCCGTCTCGGCGCGCTCGTTTGTTACGAAGCGATGTTTCCAGAACTCAGCCGCGACGCGGTGGACCTCGGAGCGGAAATTCTCGTGAACGTCTCGAACGACGCGTTCTTCCCCCCGCGCGCCGCCGCCCAGCACGCGGTCATGGGTTTGATGCGCAGTGTGGAACTGGGCCGTCCCTTCTTGCGCGCCTCGAACCGCGGCCCTGGCTTCGTCGTCGATGCCGCTGGCCGCATCCTCGCGCGGGTCGGCGCTGCGGAGCAGACGGCACGCGTCGTCGAACTAGACCCGACGGGCATCGACACGCTCTACACCCGGGGAGGGCATGGCTTCGATGAGGC contains:
- the lnt gene encoding apolipoprotein N-acyltransferase → MGAGALGSGALLALLFPPFDLWWLAPLVLLPILSVLARTNRPLAGATLGLLFGVGMGLACCAWLFPTLTAEFHVARKVALVVAVASVASTICPFAVFGGLTVWMDRPGRISWLSPCLAWGAAEWLRVLGIFPWMRLGDALAGREVWMQPAAVGGVALLSFGIVATNALLYEAVLGRRTRALLAAVLLVAGWGAFGASRLALHPLDDTALRVGLVQVATPQNERWMEGSWERNLERQLRLSEQAQAEGARLIVWSETAIDTIPQQIPDLADRLGRRLEADLVTGLLLERPDGRLTNSVAAFDSDGRRLGHYDKRILVPLVEELPDWVEERPRLRRRLRRLAADASYAQGESSAPLDAGGFRLGALVCYEAMFPELSRDAVDLGAEILVNVSNDAFFPPRAAAQHAVMGLMRSVELGRPFLRASNRGPGFVVDAAGRILARVGAAEQTARVVELDPTGIDTLYTRGGHGFDEALFAAALLGCVVLRRRTAAT
- a CDS encoding PEP-CTERM sorting domain-containing protein (PEP-CTERM proteins occur, often in large numbers, in the proteomes of bacteria that also encode an exosortase, a predicted intramembrane cysteine proteinase. The presence of a PEP-CTERM domain at a protein's C-terminus predicts cleavage within the sorting domain, followed by covalent anchoring to some some component of the (usually Gram-negative) cell surface. Many PEP-CTERM proteins exhibit an unusual sequence composition that includes large numbers of potential glycosylation sites. Expression of one such protein has been shown restore the ability of a bacterium to form floc, a type of biofilm.), whose translation is MSKLIQAVVLLSASLAPLAALAGTPPPTTGGGGTGIVAGVPEPASAAVFAAGAALVVIALRRRS